In bacterium, the genomic stretch GACCAGTACCTGGGCGAGTTCGTGGTCGCCGGCAGCGACGGCAAGCCGGTGGGGCCCATCGTTGACGGCGACGCGGTGGTGTTCTTCAACTTCCGCGGCGACCGGGCGATCGAGATCAGCAAGGCTTTCACGCTCAAGGATTTCGACAAGTTCGACCGCGGCCCCCTGCCGAATGTGCTCTACGCCGGGATCATGCAGTACGACAGCGACATCAACATGCCGCCCAAGTATCTGGTCCAGCCGCCCAAAATCGACCATACGATCTGCGAATATCTGGTTACCGAGAAAACCACCATGTTCGCCATCTCCGAGACCCAGAAATTCGGCCACGTGACCTATTTCTGGAACGGCAACCGCAGCGGCTACATCGACAAGAGCCTCGAAACGTACGTGGAGATACCCTCGGACCGGATCGAGTTCGACAAGGCCCCGAAGATGAAGGCCCTGGAAATTACGGACAAGACTGTCGAGCTGCTCAAGAGCGGCAAGTACCGTTTCGGGCGGCTCAATTTCGCCAACGGCGACATGGTGGGCCACACCGGGGTGATCCCGGCGGTGGTCATCGCGGTGGAGACAGTCGACACCTGCGTGGGCCGTCTGCTGGAGGTGGTGAAGGAACTGAACGGCGTGGCCGTGATCACGGCCGACCACGGCAACAGCGACGAAATGTTCACCGTGAACAAGAAAGGCGTGCGCGAGGTGCGCACGGCCCACAGCCTGAACCCGGTGCCGTTCTGGATCGTGGACTACGGCTACCAGGGTGAGTACGAGATGGCGGGGATCGAGAAGCCCGGCCTGACCAACGTGGCCGCCACGCTGCTCAACCTTCTGGGCTACCAGAAGCCCGAGGACTACGATCCGTCGCTGATCAGGTTCGTTAAGTAAAGAATTATGGCGGCTCCACAAAACGGCAGAGGTTATCTGCCGTTTTTTTTTGTTGCTTGTCTGTCGTATAAATTATAAAATAAAAAGTAAAGGCACCCCCCTATTTCTCTCGGCGAGATAGTCATGATAAAAATCCAACATGAGATCAGGGATGTTATTCATGTTTTTGTTAGGCTCGACAGTCAAGAGCGGGAAATAGTTGACTCTGTTCCGTTCCAAAGATTGAGAAACATCCATCAGTTAGCAATGTCATATTTAATTTATCCAGGCGCGACACACAGGCGATTTGAGCATTCTTTAGGTGTGATGGAATTGGCAGGCAAAGTATTCGATATTATAACAACACCGGAAAATTTAAACGACGAAATCAAATCCTTACTTCCAGAAGTAAACGATAAAGATAAAAAGGTTTACTGGAGAAGAATATTAAGAATAGCCGCATTGTGTCATGATTTAGGACATTTACCATTCTCCCATGCCGCAGAAAATGACTTACTTCCTGAAGGCTGGAATCATGAAAGGCTTACAAGAGAAATAATCTTAAGCAATCACATGGCTCAATATTGGAAAAAACAACGCCCTCCTCTTGACCCGAATGATATTGTTAAACTTGCTGTTGGAAAAAAATACGCACCCGATTTAGAATTTTCTGATTGGGAATCGATTCTTTCTGAAATAATCGTTGGTGATGCATTCGGTGTTGATCGCATGGATTACCTCCTAAGGGATTCGCATCATGTTGGAGTTGTATATGGAAAATTCGATCACCATAGATTGATTGATACTCTGCGAATTCTGACACCACCTCAACAAGACAAAGATGAAACTGATAAATCGGTGGAACCAACCCTTGGAATTGAAGAAGGAGGATTGCAATCAGCAGAAGCTTTATTATTAGCACGATATTTCATGTACTCTCAAGTTTATTTTCACTCCGTAAGAAGAATCTATGATATTCATCTTAAGGATTTTTTATCCGATTGGCTTGAAGGAGGAAAATTTTCTACAGACGTTGATAAGCATCTATCAATTACAGACAACGAAGTGACAGCCGCCTTTTATAAAGCCAGTCGAGAAAAAGAAAGCACCGGCCACATTCATGCAAACAGAATTGTGAATCGAAAACACTTTAAAGTTCTCTATGAACTCAACCCAGACGATGAACCAATAAATCCCGAAGCCGTAGAATATATTTTTCAAGAATCCCAAAAGAAGTTTAAACCAGAAAATATCAGAATAGATCGCTACAAGCAAAAAGGACATCCATCCTTATTTCCAGTCTTGAGAAGAGATGGAAGCATCGTTAATTCTTTGGCAATCTCAAAAGCTTTACAACATGTTCCTCTTGTAAATGTTGGATATGTCTTTGCAGACAGAGCAATTATCGACAAAGCTCTGGATTGGGTAAAAAGGAACAAGAACGACATCATAACAATTAAGGAAGGAGAAGATAGATGAATTACTTAGAGAGGGCAGCTATTACGCTATCTTTGATTGAAGAACTTCAAAAGCATGGAAGCTGGTGCGGCGAAACACACATTCAAAAAGCAACATACTTTTTAACAGAATTAAAATCGGTTCCTTTGAAATTTCAATTCACCATCTATAAGCATGGACCTTATTCCTTCAACCTTCATGATGAATTGGCGGCAATGTTTGCCGATGGCTTACTGGAGTTGACCGAGCAGCAGAAGCCTTATGGTCCAACTTTCAGCTCTTCAATAACGGGACAACTCTTGATGGATAAGTTTCCAAAGACAATTAATAATTATAAAGAATCAATACTTTACGTTGCTTCTACTTTCGGAAACAAGGGCGTTTCTACGTTAGAACGTTGGGCGACAGCACTGTATATAACCAAAGAGCATAGACATATTCCAAAAGATAAGCGCGTGGAGTATCTTGTAAATATTAAACCACACATCCCATTTGAAAAAGCGCAAAACGCTTTTGAGTTTGTCGATCATTTATTGGCCACATAAGAAGGAATGATCGCTTTGCACGATAATAACCATTGCCAATCGGCATTAAAGCAGCCCCCCGGAAGCCGCTCTGGGCCTCCGGGGGGCTTTTTACTGCTCAACAGCTACACCGGTTCCGGTCTACTCCCTCTGCAGCACGAAAAAAGTGTAGCCGTACCAGCTCGAATACTTCCGGTAAACCTCCCCCTCGTACTCCAGGCTCTCGAGGAGAGCCTTCCTGTCCGGGTCGGCGGAGAAACTCTCCCGCACGGAGTCGATCTGCGCGGCCAGGGGCTTGAAATAGTTCTCGCGCCAGGCTGTCTCGGGCAGGTTGAAATGCCCGAGCACCCTGTATCCCATCTGCCGCATCCGGGCCAGGTTCTCCTCCAGGCCGCTGATTCCGGGGTAGACATTGTTGAAAAACTCCCGGCACTCCTGGGGCGGGTCGGCCTTGAACCAGGCCAGGTCGCTCACCGCCATCCGTCCCCCGGGCGCAAGGCGCTCCCGGCAGGCGGCCAGGCCCTGCTCGAACGACATGTTGTACAGCGAGAGCGCGCCCTCCGACCAGATCAGGTCGAAAAGGCCGTCCGCCTCGCCCAGGCTGCACATGCTCTTGCACACGGTGCGTATCCGTGCGGCCACCCCGGCCTTCCCGGCCCGGCGGCGCAGCTCTTCCAGGAACGGCGCGTGGTTGTCCAGGGCCGTGATATCGCCCTGAGTGTTGAGCGCGAGCTGCATTGTCTGGGCCCCGTTGCCGCAGCCGATATCCAGAATCCGCAGTGTTTTGTCATCCGCGCTCCGCTCCCAGCCCTGGAAGGCCATCCGGAGCGCCTTGCGCGTGGAATCGTCATCTCCCGGACCCAGCCGGGGCAAAGATGCGGTGAAAACCTCGAAGAAAAAGTCGGGCAGTTTGAACTCGTCCATTGTAGTAACCTTCCCATTATCAAAAATATAGTGCAAGGCGCATACACGCGGAAAAGCGCGTAAAATCGGCCTCGGATTCAAATTGGAATAGGAGATATTTCAGAGAGGTCAGAAGGCACAACATTGCGCTGTGCATGACAGGCAGGAGTCATGCACCCGGAAACTCGCGCCGTGGGCGCCTTCTGTTAGAGGACAGTTACCATGTGATAATAAAAATAAGGCATCTCAGCCTAAAATCAAAGGTTTTTCTATCCTCCCCAAGAAATATGGGAAAACCGGACCTCAACCTTGACTGCCATCGCTCCGGCTTTTACCATCCATCTGTTCATATACCGTTCCGCCGCGGTCTCAAGCCAATGCTGTGATCATGGATTTTCCCTCAACCACGTTAACGAGCGGGAAACAGATGAACAAGCTCAAGGCAGAAATAATCCACTTGTCGCTCGTGCTCGCTCTCCTGACAGCCCTCCCCAGCCTGCTGAACGCACAGAAGGAGCAAATTGTCCGCCTGGAAAACAAGCAGGTCCGGTTCGAGTTCCAGCCCCCGCGCATGGGCCTGTCGGCCCTGGTCGACCGGAGCGCGGACCTGAACCATATCCGCGGCGGCCGGGACGATTACACAGTATGGGAGCTGGTTTTCAGCCACGGGGAGCGCCAGCAGGTGATAAGAAGCTCCAGTTTCGACTGCTCGGACTGGAGCGAGGAGCCGCGCCCGGACGGCGGCAGCCGTCTGCGCCTGAGCTGGCGCGGGCTGAGCCTCTGGAAAGAGAAAGATATCCTGGACATCACGGTCACGGTGGACCTTCCCCCGGACAAGGGCTGCGCCGAGTGGCGGATCGCCGTGGACAACCGCAGCGACTCCTGGGGCCTGGCCGAGGTGCACTTTCCTTTCTTCACCGGGTTCCTGGCGGCTGGAGAGTACGACCTCGCTATCCCGGACTACAAGACCGGCAGCCTGCACCGGCGCGCCTCCGGCCTTCTGACCAACTATTTCGGCTACCCCTCCTCGGGCTGGCCCATGG encodes the following:
- the gpmI gene encoding 2,3-bisphosphoglycerate-independent phosphoglycerate mutase, with product MSTLKLNRLKGFNGRSGPLLFMVLDGVGIGKHDESDGVWLAKTPTLDRLWKEDKLYTQLKAHGPAVGLPSEDDMGNSEVGHNALGAGRVFAQGAKRVNLALSSGEMFEGEVWKQVVRQALDGGTLHFIGLLSDGNVHSHIEQLFAMLRHAAAQGVRRVRVHALCDGRDVGERSALDYIRPTEALLKELSDANGFDYRIASGGGRMKVTMDRYEADWKIVERGWKAHVRGEGRKFASAEAAISTLYAEDPKITDQYLGEFVVAGSDGKPVGPIVDGDAVVFFNFRGDRAIEISKAFTLKDFDKFDRGPLPNVLYAGIMQYDSDINMPPKYLVQPPKIDHTICEYLVTEKTTMFAISETQKFGHVTYFWNGNRSGYIDKSLETYVEIPSDRIEFDKAPKMKALEITDKTVELLKSGKYRFGRLNFANGDMVGHTGVIPAVVIAVETVDTCVGRLLEVVKELNGVAVITADHGNSDEMFTVNKKGVREVRTAHSLNPVPFWIVDYGYQGEYEMAGIEKPGLTNVAATLLNLLGYQKPEDYDPSLIRFVK
- a CDS encoding HD domain-containing protein gives rise to the protein MIKIQHEIRDVIHVFVRLDSQEREIVDSVPFQRLRNIHQLAMSYLIYPGATHRRFEHSLGVMELAGKVFDIITTPENLNDEIKSLLPEVNDKDKKVYWRRILRIAALCHDLGHLPFSHAAENDLLPEGWNHERLTREIILSNHMAQYWKKQRPPLDPNDIVKLAVGKKYAPDLEFSDWESILSEIIVGDAFGVDRMDYLLRDSHHVGVVYGKFDHHRLIDTLRILTPPQQDKDETDKSVEPTLGIEEGGLQSAEALLLARYFMYSQVYFHSVRRIYDIHLKDFLSDWLEGGKFSTDVDKHLSITDNEVTAAFYKASREKESTGHIHANRIVNRKHFKVLYELNPDDEPINPEAVEYIFQESQKKFKPENIRIDRYKQKGHPSLFPVLRRDGSIVNSLAISKALQHVPLVNVGYVFADRAIIDKALDWVKRNKNDIITIKEGEDR
- a CDS encoding class I SAM-dependent methyltransferase — its product is MDEFKLPDFFFEVFTASLPRLGPGDDDSTRKALRMAFQGWERSADDKTLRILDIGCGNGAQTMQLALNTQGDITALDNHAPFLEELRRRAGKAGVAARIRTVCKSMCSLGEADGLFDLIWSEGALSLYNMSFEQGLAACRERLAPGGRMAVSDLAWFKADPPQECREFFNNVYPGISGLEENLARMRQMGYRVLGHFNLPETAWRENYFKPLAAQIDSVRESFSADPDRKALLESLEYEGEVYRKYSSWYGYTFFVLQRE